The uncultured Eubacteriales bacterium region GGGGGAGGCGGAGGCGGTGGTCACCAATATGGACACCGGCAAGGCGGAATACTTGACAGTACCCCGCCGGGATAAGCACTCCATTCTCCTCCAGGCCACCTGCGCCCTGCCGTTTTTGTTCCCGGTCTACCATATCAGCGGCAAAGCGTATATGGACGGCGGGGCGGCCGACGCCATCCCCTATGAGCGGGCCTTCGAGAAGGGCTGCGACAGAGTTGTCGTCATTCTCACCCGGGAGCGGGAATACCTTCGTGCGCCCGAAACGCTCCAGCCCTTGCTGGAGCGTTGGTACCGCAAGTACCCCAATTTTTGCGATACCATGCGCCGCCGGGCGGACACCTACAACGCCAGCAGGGAGAAACTCTTCAACCTGGAGAAGGAGGGGAAGGTATTTCTGCTTGCCCCGCATAACACCAAGGGCTTTTCCCGGGTCGAGCGCGACGTGGAGAAGATCAAGGCCCTCTACCAGGACGGCTATGAACAGGCTGTTGCCGCCCAAGGCGCCATCCGGGCCTTTTTAGAGGGATAGGCCCCCGAAATCAAAAAACGCCGCATCTTCTC contains the following coding sequences:
- a CDS encoding Phospholipase, patatin family → MKAGLVLEGGAFRTIFSSGACDGLMAGDIFPDYCVGVSAGIAYGVSYLSKQSGRNLEILTRFANDKRYVGKRNLLKPGNRCYFGLDFSYNVIPNQLIPFDYDAFEAFPGEAEAVVTNMDTGKAEYLTVPRRDKHSILLQATCALPFLFPVYHISGKAYMDGGAADAIPYERAFEKGCDRVVVILTREREYLRAPETLQPLLERWYRKYPNFCDTMRRRADTYNASREKLFNLEKEGKVFLLAPHNTKGFSRVERDVEKIKALYQDGYEQAVAAQGAIRAFLEG